The following proteins are co-located in the Penaeus vannamei isolate JL-2024 chromosome 34, ASM4276789v1, whole genome shotgun sequence genome:
- the LOC138859290 gene encoding uncharacterized protein: protein MPENTSAIFTKEASNGLSEGGTAQAHELFHVIPDQNEITEDASFLNPTTLVTYTGVPTQGQNYIFAQEHVPTQQHTLMTLDGSPPMNQVTYVPVEGDALQHPMGIVRPAEDSSRVWALDDPAFVRYLGLGPPVETKSLDDNYVLTDLLPSSSDPPSLSSALPSIFDDDLSTDCVPVIQESQVDLFINGIVQDRATSNSDEPVPLPPEGGVISEGHPQQVSTAVSGGSAREDRRAAPSRRSRPARKSSASSPSSNSSSAGAGSARSRRRNKKSKAYEREEPFANMNDEKKRLNAINAKKNRDLKKLQYEQMKKNLEDAIKEKNALLEDLKRMRQHEEKLRTELEKKGIEFPCL from the coding sequence ATGCCAGAAAACACCAGTGCCATTTTCACAAAGGAGGCGTCTAATGGTCTGTCTGAAGGTGGCACTGCCCAGGCACACGAGCTATTTCATGTGATTCCAGACCAGAATGAAATAACGGAAGACGCTTCATTTCTGAATCCAACAACTTTAGTGACATACACAGGGGTCCCCACACAGGGCCAGAATTATATTTTCGCACAGGAGCACGTACCCACCCAGCAACATACCCTTATGACACTTGACGGGAGCCCACCCATGAACCAAGTGACTTATGTGCCAGTGGAAGGCGACGCTCTGCAACATCCCATGGGCATAGTGAGACCGGCCGAGGACTCATCGAGGGTGTGGGCACTGGACGACCCCGCCTTCGTGCGATACCTTGGCTTGGGTCCTCCGGTTGAAACGAAGTCCCTCGACGACAACTACGTTTTAACagacctcctgccctcctccagtgatcccccctctctctcgtctgcttTGCCTAGCATTTTTGATGACGATTTATCAACTGACTGCGTTCCCGTGATTCAAGAAAGTCAGGTTGATTTGTTTATTAATGGCATTGTTCAGGACCGTGCTACTTCAAACAGCGATGAACCGGTGCCACTTCCTCCTGAGGGCGGGGTTATCTCAGAAGGACATCCCCAGCAGGTTTCTACGGCGGTTTCCGGAGGATCAGCAAGGGAGGACAGACGCGCCGCGCCAAGCAGGAGGTCGCGGCCAGCCAGGAAATCCTCCGCCTCCTCGCCGTCTTCCAACTCCTCTTCTGCGGGCGCAGGCAGTGCCAGGTCACGACGCCGGAATAAGAAGTCGAAAGCCTACGAGCGGGAAGAGCCTTTCGCAAACATGAATGACGAGAAGAAGCGACTCAACGCTATTAACGCCAAGAAAAATCGTGATTTGAAGAAACTCCAATACGAACAGATGAAAAAGAACCTGGAGGATGCCATTAAGGAGAAGAATGCTTTGCTCGAAGACCTGAAGAGGATGAGGCAGCACGAGGAAAAGTTAAGAACTGAGCTCGAGAAAAAGGGGATTGAATTCCCATGTCTGTAA
- the LOC113802791 gene encoding uncharacterized protein produces the protein MSAQETTALLGYGGTPRILETPPTPRRSFFEAQESSHHSSKFPEPPKGISVFTAICYVLGVFGVMPVVALPGAIVYCGWPGFLIAGLLLLTEAYTATLLGRSWLLLEVFWPREAAAQRRYPYPALAEKAGGPFLRKVVSCILDIAIFGAAVPFMLLAAETLQSLVARLAGLDFSFCYWLLITTFFLTPLLWYGTPKDLGLVTWLGAGSVVVVSLLTIISLALDAPATAPSAPDSTPSWTAIAYCFGAVAFQFDIHPMILTVQSDMREKSRLPVAVIVAFIMAATAFGSVSVVAFTLYGDTVKTNILNNLSGGPLLYANMAIVALQMLLCLVLGINTLFQDLENTLQIPDSFGWRRICLRTLVMLAILFVCESIPHFGVAIELVGGFLVTPFIFIFPPIFHILIKKKASGRVDVKDLVLASNVVTIGLVGSYAATSESFLQVFQLTDFAPPCYINLTAATSSVRQESAGFQKED, from the exons ATGAGCGCCCAAGAGACAACGGCCCTTCTGGGCTATGGGGGCACGCCCAGGATCCTAGAGACTCCGCCCACGCCTCGGCGGAGCTTCTTCGAGGCCCAGGAGAGCTCGCATCACTCATCGAAG TTCCCTGAGCCCCCCAAGGGCATCAGCGTCTTCACCGCCATCTGCTACGTGTTGGGCGTCTTCGGCGTCATGCCTGTCGTGGCACTTCCCGGCGCGATTGTGTATTGTG GCTGGCCTGGATTCCTCATAGCGGGTTTGCTGCTGCTGACGGAGGCGTACACCGCGACTCTCCTGGGGCGGAGCTGGCTGCTGCTGGAGGTGTTCTGGCCGAGGGAAGCCGCAGCTCAGCGCAG GTACCCGTACCCGGCCCTCGCGGAAAAGGCCGGAGGTCCCTTCTTGAGGAAGGTCGTCAGCTGCATCTTAGACATCGCTATCTTCGGGGCCGCTGTTCCCTTTATGCTGCTGG ctGCTGAGACACTCCAGTCATTAGTCGCTCGTCTAGCAGGTTTAGATTTCTCCTTCTGCTATTGGCTTCTGATCACCACGTTCTTCCTGACGCCTCTGCTCTGGTACGGGACCCCGAAGGACCTTGG TCTGGTCACTTGGCTGGGCGCAGGGTCCGTGGTCGTCGTCAGCCTCCTCACAATCATCAGCCTGGCGTTAGACGCCCCTGCGACCGCGCCCTCGGCCCCCGACTCCACTCCTTCGTGGACGGCAATAGCATATTGCTTTGGCGCTGTGGCTTTCCAG TTTGATATTCACCCTATGATTTTGACTGTTCAGAGCGACATGAGAGAGAAGAGCCGCCTGCCTGTCGCTGTCATCGTGGCCTTCATAA TGGCAGCAACTGCCTTTGGGAGCGTAAGCGTCGTGGCCTTCACGCTCTACGGCGACACCGTCAAGACCAACATCCTGAACAACCTCAGCGGAGGGCCGCTCCTCTACGCCAACATGGCCATCGTGGCGCTGCAG ATGCTTCTGTGTTTGGTGCTGGGGATCAACACCCTCTTCCAGGACCTGGAAAACACGCTACAGATACCTGACA GTTTCGGGTGGCGCCGCATTTGCCTCCGCACGCTGGTGATGCTGGCCATCCTGTTCGTGTGCGAGTCCATCCCGCACTTCGGGGTCGCCATCGAGCTGGTGGGCGGCTTCCTCGTCACgcctttcatcttcattttcccgCCAATATTCCACATACTCATCAAG aaaaAGGCGAGCGGCCGCGTGGACGTGAAGGACCTGGTGCTGGCCTCCAATGTGGTGACGATCGGCCTCGTCGGGAGCTACGCCGCCACGTCCGAGAGCTTCCTGCAGGTCTTCCAGCTGACGGACTTCGCGCCGCCCTGCTACATCAACCTCACGGCCGCCACCTCCTCGGTCCGCCAGGAGTCTGCGGGGTTCCAAAAGGAGGACTAA
- the LOC138859197 gene encoding uncharacterized protein, giving the protein MFSGKEASGYGDGSLDAAAEKRRAMALRAHQARQKAKAYEQRLLQELQATSQEVDRLRIEKNATMQRMRMLEQTIQQYKGNKSESSVERCGETTSAGQSISQSYEAYCQESLSQFEESVCDTPQAQPLTYGYCDANYPSCSANPYAVLPTASAALSPFALPPPHHDPLVEDGGQSYPAHGSPSLSGVGGTAVKVYELPPQEDPAIEAKRLRALRAFRKRQQDKEVNLKLELHIQHTRTEIQTLRHEMEERKFRIETLEKEIADLSINQFQEND; this is encoded by the coding sequence ATGTTTAGCGGCAAAGAAGCCTCGGGCTACGGCGATGGGTCACTCGACGCGGCGGCGGAGAAGAGGCGGGCGATGGCCTTGAGAGCGCACCAAGCTCGCCAGAAAGCCAAGGCTTACGAGCAACGTCTCCTCCAGGAACTCCAAGCGACGAGCCAAGAAGTAGACAgactaagaatagaaaaaaacgccACGATGCAGAGGATGAGGATGCTGGAGCAGACAATCCAGCAGTACAAAGGAAACAAGAGTGAATCGTCCGTAGAACGGTGCGGTGAAACAACCAGTGCGGGTCAGTCGATCTCACAAAGTTACGAAGCATATTGCCAAGAAAGTTTAAGTCAGTTTGAAGAAAGTGTATGTGATACTCCGCAAGCACAGCCACTGACCTACGGCTACTGCGACGCGAATTACCCATCTTGTTCTGCGAACCCCTACGCTGTATTGCCCACCGCGTCAGCCGCCCtgtctcccttcgctctccctccgccCCATCATGATCCTCTGGTTGAAGACGGCGGCCAGAGCTACCCGGCCCACGGCTCACCCTCGCTCTCTGGAGTCGGGGGAACAGCAGTCAAGGTCTATGAGCTTCCTCCTCAAGAGGACCCTGCAATTGAGGCGAAGAGGCTGAGGGCGCTCAGGGCGTTTAGGAAGAGGCAGCAGGACAAGGAAGTCAACCTCAAACTGGAGCTCCATATCCAGCACACCAGGACGGAGATCCAGACACTCCGGcacgagatggaggagaggaagtttCGAATAGAAACTCTCGAGAAAGAAATTGCAGACCTCAGCATCAATCAATTCCAAGAAAACGACTAA